A window from Citrobacter amalonaticus encodes these proteins:
- the ppiA gene encoding peptidylprolyl isomerase A: MLKSTLAAVAAVFALSALSPAALAAKGDPHVLLTTSAGNIELELNSQKAPVSVQNFVDYVNNGFYNNTTFHRVIPGFMVQGGGFTEQMQQKKPNPPIKNEADNGLRNTRGTIAMARTADKDSATSQFFINVADNAFLDHGQRDFGYAVFGKVVKGMEVADKISQVPTHDVGPYQNVPSKPVVILSAKVLP, translated from the coding sequence ATGCTCAAATCGACCCTGGCGGCTGTTGCAGCTGTTTTCGCCCTTTCTGCTCTCTCTCCCGCAGCGCTGGCAGCAAAAGGGGATCCGCACGTTTTGCTGACGACCTCTGCAGGTAATATTGAACTGGAACTGAATAGCCAGAAAGCGCCTGTTTCAGTGCAAAACTTTGTCGATTATGTGAACAATGGTTTCTATAACAACACCACGTTTCACCGTGTAATTCCCGGCTTTATGGTCCAGGGCGGTGGCTTCACCGAGCAGATGCAGCAGAAGAAACCTAATCCCCCAATTAAAAACGAAGCCGATAATGGCTTGCGTAACACGCGCGGCACCATCGCGATGGCGCGTACTGCTGATAAAGACAGCGCGACCAGCCAGTTCTTTATCAACGTGGCCGATAATGCCTTCCTCGATCACGGCCAGCGTGATTTCGGCTATGCCGTATTTGGTAAAGTTGTGAAAGGGATGGAGGTGGCCGATAAGATTTCCCAGGTGCCGACCCATGATGTCGGCCCTTACCAGAATGTGCCGTCAAAACCAGTGGTTATCCTCTCCGCCAAAGTTCTGCCGTAA
- the nirB gene encoding NADPH-nitrite reductase large subunit codes for MSKVRLAIIGNGMVGHRFIEDLLDKSDAANFDITVFCEEPRKAYDRVHLSSYFSHHTAEELSLVREGFYEKHGVNVLVGERAITINRQEKVIHSSAGRTVYYDKLIMATGSYPWIPPIKGSETQDCFVYRTIEDLNAIESCARRSKRGAVVGGGLLGLEAAGALKNLGVETHVIEFAPMLMAEQLDPMGGEQLRRKIESMGVRVHTSKNTQEIVQQGTEARKTMRFADGSELEVDFIVFSTGIRPRDKLATQCGLEVAPRGGIVINDACQTSDPDIYAIGECASWNNRVYGLVAPGYKMAQVAVDHILNNENAFEGADLSAKLKLLGVDVGGIGDAHGRTPGARSYVYLDESKEVYKRLIVSQDNKTLLGAVLVGDTSDYGNLLQLVLNAIELPENPDSLILPAHAGSGKPSIGVDKLPDSAQICSCFDVTKGMLVAAINKGCHTVAALKAETKAGTGCGGCIPLVTQVLNAELAKQGIEVNNNLCEHFAYSRQELFHLIRVEGIKTFEELLAKHGKGYGCEVCKPTVGSLLASCWNEYILKPQHTPLQDTNDNFLANIQKDGTYSVIPRSAGGEITPEGLVAVGRIAREFNLYTKITGSQRIGLFGAQKDDLPEIWRQLIEAGFETGHAYAKALRMAKTCVGSTWCRYGVGDSVGFGVELENRYKGIRTPHKMKFGVSGCTRECAEAQGKDVGIIATEKGWNLYVCGNGGMKPRHADLLAADIDRETLLKYLDRFMMFYIRTADKLTRTAPWLDNLEGGIEYLRSVIIDDKLGLNEHLEEEMARLREAVVCEWTETVNTPSAQTRFRHFINSDKRDPNVQVVPEREQHRPATPYERIPVTLVEENA; via the coding sequence ATGAGCAAAGTCAGACTCGCTATTATCGGTAATGGTATGGTCGGCCATCGCTTTATTGAGGACCTTCTTGATAAATCCGACGCTGCCAATTTTGATATTACTGTTTTCTGCGAAGAACCCCGCAAGGCATACGACCGTGTGCACCTGTCATCCTACTTCTCACACCACACCGCCGAAGAACTGTCTCTGGTTCGCGAAGGATTTTACGAGAAGCACGGCGTTAACGTGCTGGTCGGCGAACGTGCGATTACCATCAACCGCCAGGAAAAAGTGATTCACTCCAGTGCGGGCCGTACGGTTTACTACGACAAGCTGATTATGGCGACCGGTTCTTATCCGTGGATCCCGCCGATTAAAGGTTCCGAAACCCAGGACTGCTTCGTTTATCGCACCATTGAAGACCTCAACGCGATTGAATCCTGTGCTCGTCGCAGCAAGCGTGGTGCGGTCGTCGGCGGCGGTCTGTTAGGTCTGGAAGCGGCAGGCGCGCTGAAAAACCTCGGCGTGGAAACTCACGTGATTGAATTCGCCCCGATGCTGATGGCTGAGCAGCTTGACCCTATGGGCGGCGAACAGTTGCGTCGCAAGATTGAAAGCATGGGCGTGCGCGTGCACACCAGCAAAAACACCCAGGAGATCGTCCAGCAAGGCACTGAAGCCCGTAAAACGATGCGTTTTGCCGACGGTAGCGAGCTGGAAGTGGACTTCATCGTCTTCTCGACCGGTATTCGCCCACGCGACAAACTGGCGACCCAGTGTGGTCTGGAGGTTGCGCCACGCGGCGGGATCGTGATCAACGATGCCTGCCAGACGTCCGACCCGGATATCTACGCCATCGGTGAATGTGCCAGTTGGAACAACCGGGTATACGGTCTGGTCGCGCCGGGCTACAAAATGGCGCAGGTCGCCGTTGACCATATTCTCAATAACGAAAACGCCTTCGAAGGCGCAGATTTAAGCGCCAAGCTGAAACTGCTGGGCGTTGACGTTGGCGGTATTGGCGACGCACATGGCCGCACGCCGGGTGCCCGTAGTTACGTTTACCTCGACGAAAGCAAAGAAGTCTACAAACGCCTTATCGTAAGCCAGGATAACAAAACCCTGCTCGGCGCTGTGCTGGTGGGAGATACCAGCGATTACGGCAACCTGCTGCAACTGGTACTGAATGCCATCGAACTGCCGGAAAACCCGGACTCGCTGATCCTGCCGGCCCATGCCGGCAGTGGTAAACCGTCTATTGGCGTGGATAAACTGCCGGACAGCGCGCAGATTTGCTCCTGTTTCGACGTCACCAAAGGGATGCTGGTCGCCGCCATTAACAAAGGCTGCCACACCGTTGCCGCGCTGAAAGCCGAAACCAAAGCCGGTACCGGCTGCGGCGGCTGTATCCCACTGGTTACCCAGGTGCTGAACGCCGAACTGGCGAAACAGGGTATCGAAGTGAACAACAACCTGTGCGAGCACTTTGCTTACTCGCGCCAGGAACTGTTCCACCTGATTCGAGTGGAAGGCATCAAAACCTTCGAGGAGCTGCTGGCAAAACACGGTAAAGGTTATGGCTGCGAAGTGTGTAAACCGACCGTGGGCTCTTTGCTGGCTTCCTGCTGGAATGAGTACATTCTGAAACCGCAGCACACCCCGCTGCAGGATACTAACGACAACTTCCTGGCGAACATCCAGAAAGACGGGACCTACTCTGTGATCCCACGCTCTGCCGGCGGTGAAATCACGCCGGAAGGTCTGGTTGCCGTAGGTCGTATCGCCCGTGAATTTAATCTGTACACCAAAATCACCGGTTCTCAGCGTATCGGCCTGTTCGGCGCGCAAAAAGACGACCTGCCGGAAATCTGGCGCCAACTGATTGAAGCTGGCTTCGAAACCGGCCATGCCTACGCCAAAGCGCTGCGCATGGCGAAAACCTGTGTGGGCAGCACCTGGTGCCGTTATGGCGTGGGTGACAGCGTGGGCTTCGGCGTTGAGCTGGAAAACCGCTACAAAGGCATTCGCACCCCGCACAAGATGAAGTTCGGCGTTTCCGGCTGTACCCGTGAATGTGCCGAAGCCCAGGGCAAAGACGTCGGTATCATCGCTACCGAGAAAGGCTGGAACCTGTACGTCTGCGGTAATGGCGGGATGAAACCGCGTCATGCGGATCTGCTGGCAGCGGATATCGATCGTGAAACGCTGCTCAAATATCTCGACCGTTTCATGATGTTCTACATCCGTACGGCGGACAAACTGACCCGTACCGCCCCGTGGTTAGACAACCTGGAAGGCGGCATTGAGTATCTGCGTTCCGTCATCATCGACGACAAACTAGGTCTGAACGAACATCTGGAAGAAGAGATGGCCCGTCTGCGCGAAGCCGTAGTCTGCGAGTGGACGGAAACCGTCAACACGCCATCTGCCCAGACGCGTTTCAGACACTTTATCAACAGCGATAAACGCGATCCGAACGTCCAGGTAGTGCCTGAACGTGAACAGCATCGTCCGGCCACGCCGTATGAACGCATCCCGGTCACTCTGGTGGAGGAAAACGCATGA
- the nirD gene encoding nitrite reductase small subunit NirD: MSQWTNICHIDDILPATGVCALLGEEQVAIFRPYHNDQVFAISNIDPFFESSVLSRGLIAEHQGELWVASPLKKQRFRLSDGLCMEDECHSVAHYDARVKDGIVQLRS, encoded by the coding sequence ATGAGCCAGTGGACAAACATCTGCCACATTGATGACATCCTGCCCGCAACCGGCGTCTGCGCGTTGTTAGGTGAGGAACAGGTCGCTATTTTTCGTCCGTATCACAACGACCAGGTGTTTGCGATCAGCAACATCGACCCGTTCTTTGAATCCAGCGTGCTGTCTCGCGGATTGATTGCGGAACATCAGGGCGAATTGTGGGTCGCCAGCCCGTTGAAAAAACAGCGCTTTCGCCTGAGCGACGGCCTGTGCATGGAGGATGAATGTCATTCCGTGGCGCACTACGACGCGCGGGTAAAAGACGGCATTGTGCAGTTGCGCAGTTAA
- the argD gene encoding bifunctional acetylornithine/succinyldiaminopimelate transaminase, giving the protein MATEQTAVTRATFDEVILPIYAPAEFIPVKGKGSRIWDQQGKDYVDFAGGIAVTALGHCHPVLVDALKAQGETLWHTSNVFTNEPALRLGRKIIDATFAERVLFMNSGTEANETAFKLARHYACVRHSPFKTKIIAFHNAFHGRSLFTVTVGGQPKYSDGFGPKPADIIHVPFNDLHAVKAVMDDHTCAVVVEPVQGEGGVLAATPEFLQGLRELCDEHQALLVFDEVQSGMGRTGDLFAYMHYGVTPDILTSAKALGGGFPVSAVLTTQEIASAFHVGSHGSTYGGNPLACAVAEAAFDIINTPEVLGGVSAKRQRFVQHLQQIDEQYHVFSDIRGMGLLIGAELKSQYKGRARDFLYAAADAGVMVLNAGPDVMRFAPSLVVEEADIDEGMQRFAQAVAKVIG; this is encoded by the coding sequence ATGGCAACTGAACAAACGGCAGTAACCCGGGCAACTTTCGATGAAGTCATTCTGCCGATTTATGCACCGGCGGAATTTATTCCGGTAAAAGGCAAAGGCAGCCGGATCTGGGATCAGCAGGGCAAAGACTATGTTGATTTCGCGGGCGGAATTGCGGTGACCGCGCTGGGGCATTGCCATCCTGTACTGGTCGATGCGTTAAAAGCGCAGGGCGAAACGCTCTGGCATACCAGTAACGTCTTCACCAACGAACCCGCGCTGCGTCTGGGACGAAAAATAATCGATGCCACCTTTGCTGAGCGCGTGCTGTTTATGAACTCGGGAACAGAAGCCAACGAAACGGCGTTCAAGCTGGCGCGTCATTACGCCTGCGTGCGCCATAGCCCGTTCAAAACCAAAATCATTGCCTTTCATAACGCGTTCCACGGTCGCTCGTTGTTTACCGTCACGGTGGGGGGGCAGCCGAAGTATTCCGATGGCTTTGGGCCGAAACCGGCGGATATCATCCATGTACCGTTTAACGATCTCCATGCGGTGAAAGCGGTGATGGATGACCATACCTGCGCGGTGGTGGTTGAGCCGGTACAGGGAGAAGGTGGCGTTCTGGCCGCGACGCCGGAGTTCCTGCAAGGGCTGCGCGAGCTCTGCGACGAGCACCAGGCATTGCTGGTGTTTGATGAAGTACAAAGCGGCATGGGGCGTACCGGCGATCTGTTTGCCTATATGCACTATGGCGTGACGCCGGATATCCTCACCAGCGCGAAAGCGCTGGGCGGTGGCTTCCCGGTGAGCGCGGTATTGACGACGCAGGAAATCGCCTCGGCGTTTCATGTCGGCTCTCATGGTTCGACCTACGGCGGTAACCCGCTGGCCTGCGCGGTGGCGGAAGCCGCGTTCGACATCATCAACACGCCAGAGGTTCTGGGAGGCGTGAGTGCAAAACGCCAGAGATTCGTTCAACATCTGCAGCAGATTGATGAGCAGTACCACGTGTTCAGCGATATTCGCGGTATGGGGCTGCTGATTGGGGCCGAGCTGAAATCACAATACAAAGGGCGTGCGCGTGATTTCCTCTATGCGGCAGCCGACGCGGGTGTGATGGTGTTGAATGCCGGTCCTGATGTGATGCGCTTTGCCCCATCGCTGGTGGTGGAAGAGGCGGATATCGACGAAGGGATGCAGCGTTTTGCACAGGCTGTCGCGAAGGTTATCGGTTAA
- the tsgA gene encoding MFS transporter TsgA, with protein sequence MTNSNRIKLTWISFLSYALTGALVIVTGMVMGNIAEYFQLPVSSMSNTFTFLNAGILISIFLNAWLMEIVPLKTQLRFGFILMVLAVAGLMFSHSLALFSAAMFVLGLVSGITMSIGTFLITQMYEGRQRGSRLLFTDSFFSMAGMVFPMVAAFLLARSIEWYWVYACIGLVYVAIFLLTFGCEFPPLGKHAPQSDTPIVKEKWGIGVLFLSVAALCYILGQLGFISWVPEYAKGLGMSLNDAGTLVSNFWMSYMFGMWAFSFILRFFDLQRILTVLAALATVLMYLFITGTPEHMPWFILALGFFSSAIYTTIITLGSQQTRVASPKLVNFVLTCGTIGTMLTFVVTGPIVAHSGPQAALLTANGLYAIVFVMCFILGFVTRHRQHEAPTAQ encoded by the coding sequence ATGACTAACAGCAATCGTATCAAGCTCACATGGATTAGCTTTCTCTCCTACGCCCTCACCGGTGCGTTGGTTATTGTCACCGGGATGGTGATGGGAAACATCGCAGAGTATTTCCAGCTGCCAGTTTCCAGTATGAGTAACACTTTCACCTTCCTGAACGCCGGTATCTTGATCTCCATTTTCCTTAATGCCTGGCTGATGGAAATTGTTCCGCTGAAAACGCAACTGCGCTTTGGCTTTATCCTGATGGTACTGGCCGTTGCCGGTCTGATGTTCAGCCACAGTCTGGCTTTATTCTCTGCCGCAATGTTTGTGCTGGGGTTGGTCAGCGGGATCACCATGTCCATTGGTACGTTCCTGATTACGCAGATGTATGAAGGCCGTCAGCGCGGCTCCCGTCTGTTGTTTACCGACTCCTTCTTCAGCATGGCTGGGATGGTTTTCCCGATGGTCGCCGCGTTCCTGTTGGCGCGCAGCATCGAATGGTACTGGGTGTACGCCTGCATCGGTCTGGTCTATGTCGCTATTTTTCTTCTGACCTTTGGTTGTGAATTCCCGCCGCTGGGCAAACACGCGCCGCAAAGCGATACACCCATCGTGAAAGAGAAATGGGGCATTGGCGTCCTGTTTCTGTCTGTCGCTGCGCTGTGTTACATCCTCGGTCAGTTGGGCTTTATCTCCTGGGTACCCGAGTACGCGAAAGGGTTGGGGATGAGCCTGAACGATGCCGGTACGCTGGTCAGCAACTTCTGGATGTCATACATGTTTGGGATGTGGGCATTCAGCTTCATTCTGCGTTTCTTTGATTTGCAGCGCATTCTGACTGTACTGGCGGCACTGGCCACCGTGCTGATGTACCTGTTCATCACCGGGACGCCTGAACATATGCCGTGGTTTATTCTGGCTCTCGGCTTTTTCTCCAGCGCCATCTATACCACTATCATCACCCTGGGTTCGCAGCAAACCCGCGTAGCCTCGCCAAAACTGGTTAACTTCGTCCTGACCTGCGGCACCATCGGCACCATGCTGACGTTTGTCGTCACCGGTCCTATCGTGGCGCACAGCGGTCCTCAGGCGGCCTTGCTCACCGCGAATGGCCTGTACGCTATCGTCTTCGTGATGTGCTTTATCCTCGGTTTTGTGACCCGTCATCGTCAGCATGAGGCCCCGACAGCACAGTAA
- the pabA gene encoding aminodeoxychorismate synthase component 2, whose amino-acid sequence MILLIDNYDSFTWNLYQYFCELGADVQVKRNDELTLSQIDALQPQKIVISPGPCTPDDAGISLEVIRHYAGRLPILGVCLGHQAMAQAFGATIVRAEKVMHGKTSPIHHTGQGVFQGLTNPLTVTRYHSLIIDPTTLPDCFEVTAWSETQEIMGIRHTMWDLEGVQFHPESILSEQGHQLLENFLNR is encoded by the coding sequence ATGATCCTGCTTATCGATAACTACGATTCTTTCACCTGGAACCTCTACCAGTATTTTTGTGAGCTGGGCGCTGACGTGCAGGTTAAGCGCAATGATGAATTGACGCTGTCGCAGATCGATGCGCTACAGCCGCAAAAAATCGTCATTTCGCCCGGTCCTTGCACCCCGGATGATGCCGGAATTTCGCTGGAGGTGATTCGCCACTATGCCGGACGTTTGCCGATACTGGGCGTCTGCCTGGGGCATCAGGCGATGGCGCAGGCTTTTGGCGCAACGATCGTACGCGCCGAAAAAGTGATGCACGGAAAAACGTCGCCCATCCACCATACGGGACAGGGCGTGTTTCAGGGGTTAACTAACCCGCTTACCGTCACCCGCTATCACTCGCTCATCATCGACCCCACCACCCTGCCAGACTGCTTTGAGGTGACCGCCTGGAGCGAAACACAGGAAATTATGGGGATTCGCCATACGATGTGGGATCTGGAAGGGGTGCAGTTCCACCCGGAGAGTATTCTCAGCGAGCAGGGACATCAATTGCTGGAAAATTTCCTCAATCGGTGA
- a CDS encoding YhfG family protein produces the protein MIKLTDRQKSRLWEQQRNVNFQASRRLEGVESPLVTLNAAEALARLEELRRHYER, from the coding sequence GTGATAAAACTCACCGACAGGCAAAAATCCCGGCTCTGGGAACAGCAGCGCAACGTGAATTTCCAGGCCAGCCGCCGTCTTGAGGGCGTCGAAAGTCCGTTAGTCACGCTTAATGCCGCAGAGGCGCTGGCGCGTCTGGAAGAACTCCGGAGGCACTATGAGCGATAA
- the nirC gene encoding nitrite transporter NirC — MFTDTINKCAANAARIARLSANNPLGFWVSSAMAGAYVGLGIILIFTLGNLLDPSVRPLVMGATFGIALTLVIIAGSELFTGHTMFLTLGVKAGTISQGQMWAILPQTWLGNLVGSVFVALLYSWGGGSLLPVDTSIVHSVALAKTTAPATVLFFKGALCNWLVCLAIWMAIRTEGAAKFIAIWWCLLAFIASGYEHSVANMTLFALSWFGHHSEAYTLAGIGHNLLWVTLGNTLSGVVFMGLGYWYATPKSERPAPAKINQTEATANN, encoded by the coding sequence ATGTTCACAGATACAATTAACAAATGTGCGGCTAACGCTGCGCGCATCGCACGCCTGTCGGCAAATAACCCGCTCGGCTTCTGGGTCAGTTCTGCGATGGCAGGGGCTTACGTTGGCCTCGGTATCATCCTGATTTTCACTCTCGGTAACTTACTCGATCCGTCCGTGCGTCCGCTGGTGATGGGCGCGACCTTTGGGATTGCCTTAACGCTGGTCATTATTGCTGGTTCCGAACTGTTTACCGGTCACACGATGTTCCTGACGCTTGGCGTCAAAGCGGGCACCATCAGCCAGGGACAGATGTGGGCGATTTTGCCGCAGACCTGGTTGGGTAACCTGGTGGGTTCCGTGTTCGTCGCACTGCTGTACAGTTGGGGTGGCGGTAGCCTGCTACCGGTCGATACCAGCATCGTACACTCGGTCGCGCTGGCGAAAACCACGGCGCCGGCAACGGTACTGTTCTTCAAAGGCGCGCTGTGTAACTGGCTGGTTTGTCTGGCAATCTGGATGGCGATCCGTACTGAAGGCGCTGCGAAATTTATCGCTATCTGGTGGTGTCTGCTGGCGTTTATCGCGTCCGGCTATGAACACTCAGTTGCCAACATGACGCTGTTCGCCCTCTCCTGGTTCGGACACCACAGCGAAGCCTATACCCTGGCGGGGATTGGTCATAACCTGCTGTGGGTAACACTCGGCAATACTTTGTCCGGTGTCGTGTTCATGGGGTTAGGTTATTGGTATGCTACGCCAAAATCGGAGCGACCTGCTCCGGCAAAAATCAACCAAACTGAGGCTACAGCCAATAATTAA
- a CDS encoding YccS/YhfK family putative transporter: MWRRLIYHPEINYALRQTLVLCLPVAVGLIIGQLHLGLLFSLVPACCNIAGLDTPHKRFFKRLIIGASLFAGCSLIMQLLLAQAVPLPLILTGLTLTLGVTAELSSLHARLLPASLIAAIFTLSLAGNMPVWEPLLIYALGTLWYGLFNWFWFWLWREQPLRESLSLLYRELADYCEAKYSMLTQHTDPEKALPPLLVRQQKAVDLITQCYQQMHMLSAHHNNDYKRMLRAFQEALDLQEHISVSLHQPEEVQKLVERSHAEQVIRWTAQTVAARLRVLADDILYHRLPTRFTMQKQIGALEKIAHQHPDNPVGQFCYWHFSRIARVLRTQRPLYARDLMADKQRRLPLLPALKNYLSLKSPALRSAGRISVMLSIASLMGTALHLPKPYWILMTVLFVTQNGYGATRVRILHRSAGTLVGLIIAGVTLHFHIPEGYTLALMLVITLVSYLTIRKNYGWATVGFTVTAVYTLQLLTLDGEQFIIPRFVDTVIGCLIAFGGTVWLWPQWQSGLLRKNAHDALEADQEAIRLILSDDPQATPLAYQRMRVNQAHNTLFNSLNQAMQEPGFNTHYLADMKLWVTHSQFIVEHINAMTTLAREHTMLTPELAQRYLQSCEIAIQRCQQRLEYDGPGSSGDVNILEAPEALTHGPLSTLEQHLQRVLGHLNTMHTISSVAWRQRPHHGIWLSRRLRDMRG, translated from the coding sequence ATGTGGCGCAGACTGATTTATCACCCAGAAATCAATTATGCACTACGTCAAACGCTGGTGCTCTGTTTGCCCGTGGCCGTCGGCCTGATCATCGGGCAGTTACATCTGGGCCTGCTCTTCTCTCTCGTTCCCGCCTGCTGCAACATTGCCGGGCTTGATACTCCGCACAAACGCTTTTTCAAACGTCTGATCATCGGTGCGTCGCTGTTTGCCGGCTGTAGCCTAATCATGCAGCTGCTGCTGGCGCAGGCGGTGCCGTTACCCCTGATCCTGACCGGCCTGACGCTCACGCTCGGCGTCACCGCTGAATTAAGCTCCCTTCACGCGCGTTTGCTTCCGGCCTCGCTGATCGCGGCGATTTTCACACTGAGCCTGGCAGGAAATATGCCGGTCTGGGAACCGCTGCTGATCTACGCGCTGGGCACGCTGTGGTATGGCTTGTTTAACTGGTTCTGGTTCTGGCTCTGGCGCGAACAGCCGCTGCGCGAGTCGCTGAGCCTGCTGTACCGGGAACTGGCGGATTACTGCGAAGCGAAATACAGCATGCTGACCCAGCATACCGACCCGGAAAAAGCCCTGCCGCCGCTTCTGGTGCGCCAGCAGAAGGCCGTCGACCTCATCACCCAGTGCTATCAGCAGATGCACATGCTGTCGGCGCATCACAATAATGACTATAAGCGGATGCTGCGCGCCTTTCAGGAAGCGCTGGATCTGCAGGAACATATCTCCGTCAGTTTGCATCAACCGGAAGAGGTGCAAAAGCTGGTCGAGCGCAGTCACGCGGAGCAGGTGATACGCTGGACGGCGCAAACGGTCGCCGCTCGCCTGCGCGTACTGGCGGATGACATTCTATATCACCGGCTGCCGACGCGGTTCACCATGCAAAAGCAGATTGGCGCGCTGGAAAAAATTGCTCATCAGCATCCGGATAACCCCGTCGGGCAGTTCTGTTACTGGCACTTCAGCCGTATCGCCCGCGTACTGCGCACCCAGCGACCATTGTACGCCCGCGATCTGATGGCCGATAAGCAGCGTCGGCTACCGCTGCTGCCGGCGTTGAAAAACTACCTCTCGCTGAAATCTCCGGCACTCCGCAGCGCCGGGCGGATCAGCGTCATGCTCAGCATCGCCAGTCTGATGGGAACCGCGCTGCATCTGCCGAAGCCTTACTGGATCCTGATGACGGTGCTGTTTGTGACGCAAAACGGTTACGGCGCCACCCGCGTGCGTATTCTGCACCGTTCGGCGGGAACGCTGGTGGGGCTGATTATCGCAGGCGTAACACTGCACTTTCATATTCCTGAAGGATATACGCTGGCGCTGATGCTGGTGATCACCCTGGTCAGCTATCTGACCATCCGCAAAAACTACGGCTGGGCGACCGTGGGATTTACCGTCACGGCGGTGTACACCCTGCAACTCCTGACGCTGGACGGCGAACAGTTCATCATTCCGCGATTTGTCGACACGGTGATAGGCTGCCTGATTGCGTTTGGCGGCACCGTTTGGTTATGGCCACAATGGCAGAGCGGACTGTTGCGTAAAAACGCCCATGATGCGCTGGAGGCCGATCAGGAAGCTATTCGTCTGATTCTGAGTGACGATCCGCAGGCCACACCGCTGGCTTATCAGCGTATGCGCGTCAATCAGGCGCACAACACGCTGTTTAACTCACTGAATCAGGCGATGCAGGAGCCAGGCTTTAACACGCACTATCTGGCGGACATGAAGCTGTGGGTGACGCACAGTCAGTTTATCGTCGAACATATCAATGCCATGACCACGCTGGCGCGTGAGCATACGATGCTGACGCCGGAACTGGCGCAGCGATATCTGCAATCGTGCGAAATTGCCATCCAACGCTGTCAGCAGCGGCTGGAGTACGACGGGCCGGGCAGTTCGGGGGATGTGAATATTCTGGAAGCGCCTGAAGCGCTCACCCACGGCCCCTTAAGCACGCTGGAACAGCATCTGCAACGCGTACTGGGACACCTGAACACGATGCATACTATCTCGTCTGTCGCATGGCGTCAGCGGCCGCACCATGGGATCTGGCTCAGCCGCCGGTTACGGGATATGCGGGGTTAA
- a CDS encoding putative adenosine monophosphate-protein transferase Fic: MSDKIGDDRDPYLYPGLNVMRNRLGIHQVARLEQAAYELTALRAATIELGPAKRGLPHLCAIHRQLYQDVFDWAGHLREVDIYQGDTRFCHFAYIEKEGNALMQDLEEEGYLMGLPKEKFVSRLAHYYCEINVLHPFRLGSGMAQRIFFEQLAIHAGYLLHWADVPVAEWRRANQEGAMGDLSALQAIFRKGVSEAEETE, translated from the coding sequence ATGAGCGATAAAATCGGCGACGACCGCGATCCGTATCTTTACCCCGGACTGAATGTGATGCGTAACCGTCTGGGGATCCACCAGGTTGCACGTCTGGAACAGGCCGCTTATGAACTGACTGCGCTACGAGCGGCGACTATCGAACTGGGCCCGGCGAAGCGCGGCTTGCCTCATCTGTGCGCGATTCATCGGCAGCTATACCAGGACGTCTTTGACTGGGCGGGTCATCTGCGTGAAGTGGATATCTATCAGGGTGATACCCGTTTCTGCCATTTCGCGTACATCGAAAAAGAGGGAAATGCCCTGATGCAGGATCTGGAAGAAGAGGGCTACCTGATGGGGCTGCCAAAAGAGAAGTTCGTCAGTCGCCTTGCACATTATTACTGTGAGATCAACGTGCTACATCCGTTTCGTCTTGGCAGCGGCATGGCGCAGCGGATTTTCTTCGAACAGCTGGCTATTCATGCGGGGTATCTTCTTCACTGGGCAGATGTGCCGGTGGCGGAGTGGCGTCGGGCGAATCAGGAAGGGGCGATGGGCGACCTTAGCGCATTGCAGGCGATATTTCGTAAAGGGGTAAGCGAAGCCGAGGAAACTGAGTAG